The region TTTAGACATCATTTTTATTTCAATAAGCCAATGGATCTCAAGCTCTTACGTGATTCTTCTTTACTAAAAGCTGCACCTCAGTCTATAATGAAAATAGATCATCAAAAATATTTAGAGATTAAGAATAAAGCTCAAATTTATGAACGTTTTACTGTCGATAAAACCTAAGTATGTCGATAAGATAGTGCAAAGTATTAAGAAGTATGAATTTAGAAAAATCATTTTTAAGAATAAATCTCCTTGGAGGGTGTATATATATTGTTCTAGTCCAGTAAAAAAGATTGTCGGATATTTTACAATTGAAACGATTATTGAAGATCATCCTTATAATTTATGGGAGACTTGTAAAGATCATTCTGGTATCTCTAAAGAAGACTTCTTTACCTATTTTGAAGATAGAGAAAAAGGATATGCGATAAAGATTGATAAAATAGATATATTTAAAAATCCCGTTGAGCCAAATGAATATTTCGATAATTTTATTCCGCCTCAATCATATAAATACTTAGAGGTAGATTTATTGTCCTCATAGTAAGCTCTTCAACTTAATGGTAGAATTAATATTCTTAAGCACTTTCACATTTATACAGTAAAGTCATCGTCGTCGTTTGATGGTTCGAATCCATCTGTGTGTCGAATTCAGGATAAGAGAACAGAGATTCAGATATTAGTCCAATCAAAAATTATTATAAACCTTTTACAAAATGGAAAGGAGATTTTAACTATGACATATCCCGCTATACTAATAACATTAGCATTAATTGTTCAGATTAATTTTTCATTCTTGATACATATCCATAGGGATGGACGACTGACTTTACTGTATAAATGACGCACTTCTATATTAAAGTTTTATTACGTAATCGTCTTGAAATCGGCAGATATTTGATAAAGTCATGTTTTGCTTTTGGTGTTCCTTCTCGTAATATATATTTTGCAAAATCTTTCACTCCAATATTAATGTCTTCTATGAATTTGTCAGTATTTAAGTAAATAGCATCCGTGACATGTTTTTTATAATCATTCATAGTGATTTGAAGCTTTTCAGGTATCCGTATATCTTTTTCATCCATTTTTTCAATAATTTTATTTATGTAGTGCAATAATACTCGTTCCTTAACATAAGGTTCTTTACATTTTTATTCTTAAATCGTGAGCAATGATAATAAATATGGTGATGAGTACCACCTGACTTCAGTTTTCTGTACCTTTCCTCTCCTACTACCTTAGAACCACAATTTCCACAGATAAAAATATCTTTAAAAATAAAGAATTTATATCCCCATTTTCTCTTCATTGGCAAGCTTAGTTCTTTTGGGTTTCATCAAATATTTCTTTTGTAATGAGAGGTTCATGAGATCCTTTATACCATTTTACCACTTTTTAAGGAAACTCAAAGTAACCGTAATAAAATGGGTTTTTTAACATAAGATAAACCATGCTGTTGGTAATCTTTTACCCGTCCTAGTAGTAAATTTTTGCTTATCCATCCATTCTTTTACCATACGACAGCTATGGTACATATATGCAACACGGTCAAATGCACCTTTTACGATCTCTGCTCTCTGGATCAATAATTATGTCTTTCATGCCTCCTAAAGATCGATTTAAATAACCAAGAGGTGCAGGACCAGGTCTCCATCCCATCTCACATTTACTTTTAATCCTCTTTTACATTAATTCCTTTATTGTCATTCTCTAATTTTGCTTGTGAACACAAGATCATGAGTAAGAATTTATCGTTTGGAGTATTGCGGAAGGTTTGGGAATAAGTCCGAATTTCTTTTAATTTCCCTTGATCCATTAAATCTACTAT is a window of Candidatus Roizmanbacteria bacterium DNA encoding:
- a CDS encoding recombinase family protein; translated protein: MLTWHPDRLSRNAGDLGVIVDLMDQGKLKEIRTYSQTFRNTPNDKFLLMILCSQAKLENDNKGINVKED